Proteins from a genomic interval of Mesobacillus sp. S13:
- the def gene encoding peptide deformylase, with protein sequence MAVRKIVTYPADILEQECDQVTVFDKKLAKLLDDMYDTMIEFDGVGLAAPQIDLKMQIAIVDIDDEHGTIELINPEILETKGEQIGPEGCLSFPGLYGEVTRPNYVKVKAQNRKGKSFELEAEEFLARAILHEIDHLHGVLFTTKVSKYIDEAELEELNQE encoded by the coding sequence TTGGCAGTAAGAAAAATAGTAACTTACCCAGCGGACATCTTGGAGCAAGAATGCGATCAGGTCACCGTTTTCGATAAAAAACTGGCGAAGCTGCTGGATGACATGTATGATACAATGATTGAATTTGATGGCGTTGGTTTGGCCGCCCCTCAAATAGACTTAAAGATGCAAATTGCCATCGTCGATATCGATGATGAGCACGGAACGATCGAATTGATCAATCCAGAAATCCTCGAAACTAAAGGGGAACAGATTGGTCCAGAAGGATGTTTAAGCTTCCCGGGATTATATGGAGAGGTTACACGCCCGAACTATGTGAAGGTCAAGGCTCAAAATCGCAAAGGAAAGAGCTTTGAATTAGAAGCAGAGGAGTTCCTGGCAAGAGCGATCCTTCATGAAATAGATCACTTGCACGGAGTGTTATTTACCACAAAGGTTTCAAAGTATATTGACGAAGCCGAGTTAGAGGAGTTGAACCAGGAATGA
- the rsmB gene encoding 16S rRNA (cytosine(967)-C(5))-methyltransferase RsmB, protein MSKKKNVRDTALQLLETIEKNQAYSNLLLNNAIEKNEINPIDVGLLTELVYGTLQRKMTIDFYLKPFIEKNKKLQSWVVNLLRMTLYQMVYLDKIPERAAIFEAVEIAKRRGHKGIASLVNGVLRSIQRNGLPSLDAITDHAERISIETSHPLWLVRRWVDQFGVEKTREMCEVNLTAPLQTGRVNLTRISRDECLDLLEEEGFEVEPSPILPEAIKSLRGNLASSKAFKYGLLTIQDESSMLVAHALGIKEEEVILDACAAPGGKTTHIAEKLANSGKVISLDLHEHKVKLISENAERLGLENIEAQKMDSRQAAAQFEKESIDRVLLDAPCSGLGVMRRKPDMKYTKKEQDLSQLQTIQLSLLESVGPLLKAGGTLVYSTCTVDRAENQEVIEEFLRKHPEFEGDTTFAERMPETIKPLIDGFDVQILPQDFGSDGFYIACLRKKVE, encoded by the coding sequence ATGAGTAAAAAGAAGAATGTCAGGGATACTGCATTGCAGCTTCTCGAAACAATAGAAAAGAACCAGGCATACAGCAATCTGCTCTTAAATAACGCGATTGAAAAAAATGAAATCAATCCAATTGACGTGGGCTTGCTCACAGAATTGGTCTATGGTACGCTCCAACGGAAAATGACCATCGATTTTTACCTTAAGCCATTTATCGAGAAAAACAAGAAGCTTCAAAGCTGGGTTGTCAATCTGCTGCGCATGACTCTTTACCAGATGGTGTATTTGGATAAAATACCGGAAAGAGCGGCTATTTTTGAAGCAGTTGAAATTGCAAAGCGCAGGGGACATAAAGGCATTGCAAGTCTTGTGAATGGTGTGCTGAGAAGCATACAAAGAAACGGATTGCCTTCCCTTGATGCAATCACGGATCATGCCGAAAGAATATCGATTGAGACGAGCCATCCTTTGTGGCTTGTAAGAAGATGGGTAGATCAGTTTGGTGTGGAGAAGACCAGGGAAATGTGTGAAGTGAACTTAACAGCACCTCTTCAGACTGGCAGGGTCAATTTGACGAGGATTTCACGGGATGAATGCCTTGACCTTCTTGAGGAAGAGGGGTTTGAAGTAGAACCAAGCCCGATTCTCCCAGAAGCAATCAAGTCCCTGAGAGGCAATCTGGCTTCATCCAAAGCGTTTAAATATGGTTTGTTAACCATCCAGGATGAGAGTTCTATGCTGGTTGCCCACGCGCTAGGTATAAAAGAAGAAGAAGTCATTCTTGATGCATGCGCAGCCCCTGGAGGGAAAACTACTCATATCGCTGAGAAGCTGGCCAATAGCGGTAAAGTGATTTCACTCGATCTTCATGAGCACAAGGTCAAGTTAATCTCGGAAAATGCTGAGCGTCTTGGTCTCGAAAATATCGAAGCTCAAAAAATGGACAGCCGCCAGGCTGCGGCGCAATTTGAAAAAGAATCGATTGACCGGGTATTGCTGGATGCTCCATGCTCTGGCTTAGGCGTTATGAGACGAAAGCCGGATATGAAGTATACTAAGAAGGAACAGGATCTATCACAGCTGCAAACCATTCAGCTAAGCCTGCTCGAATCTGTTGGCCCACTTTTAAAAGCGGGAGGGACACTTGTATATAGTACATGCACGGTTGACCGTGCAGAAAACCAGGAAGTAATAGAAGAATTTTTACGCAAGCATCCTGAATTCGAAGGAGATACAACATTTGCAGAAAGAATGCCTGAGACAATCAAACCATTGATCGATGGGTTTGATGTGCAGATTCTTCCGCAGGACTTTGGCTCTGATGGGTTTTATATTGCTTGTTTAAGAAAGAAGGTGGAATAA
- the priA gene encoding primosomal protein N': MNIASVIVDVPAKQTDKTFDYKIPEKFQDVIKPGTRVIVPFGPRKIQGFVRELKDESSFSKLRSIIEPLDLTPVLNEELLELGDWLTEHTLSYKISSYQAMLPAALKAKYEKKIVLAKGAEVTDLPWDLKELFSGNSDVKWEDAVSRGLVQQLQKEAASGRVDVVYQVKDRVRKKRLKHVAPKVDPDQLAEARDKLSPQASGQQAVLDFFLEHPEPVEQRLILSTLGISQASINSLVKKDILKVEELEVYRDPYSEREFERKMALELTTEQEQAIAPILSSIENERHEVFLLYGVTGSGKTEIYLQSIQEVLGKGKEAIVLVPEISLTPQMVTRFKERFGDLVAVMHSGLSAGEKYDEWRKIQRKEVKVVVGARSAIFAPFENIGIIIIDEEHETSYKQEENPRYHARDVAIQRAKTNACPVVLGSATPSLESFARAQKGRYTLLSLPKRMNNQALPTVEIVDMREELRTGNRSMFSVNLFEKIKDRLEKKEQTVLFLNKRGHSSFVMCRDCGYVMNCPHCDITLTYHRYNEQMKCHYCGYEDRVPTLCPECNSEHIRYFGTGTQKVEEELLKLIPEARIIRMDVDTTGRKGAHEKLLTAFQEGQADILLGTQMIAKGLDFPNITLVGVLSADTMLNLPDFRSSEKTFQLLTQVSGRAGRHKLPGEVVIQTYTPEHYSVELAGTQDYDRFYQQEMLIRKVHQYPPFYYLSLVTVSHEELMKVVSVTEKIAKYISSRLTKEAVVLGPVASPIPRINDRYRYQCLIKYKKEPELKNALKSILDHYQQELGTGKLQISVDLNPYILM; encoded by the coding sequence ATGAACATAGCAAGCGTTATTGTCGATGTGCCTGCAAAGCAAACGGACAAAACCTTTGACTATAAAATACCTGAAAAGTTCCAGGATGTGATCAAACCAGGGACAAGGGTCATCGTACCGTTTGGTCCAAGAAAAATCCAGGGGTTTGTCAGGGAACTGAAGGACGAGTCCAGCTTTTCAAAACTGCGGTCAATAATTGAACCACTTGATTTGACGCCAGTACTGAATGAAGAACTTCTCGAGCTGGGGGACTGGCTGACTGAACATACATTAAGCTATAAAATCTCCTCTTACCAGGCAATGCTTCCGGCTGCATTGAAGGCTAAATATGAAAAGAAGATCGTCCTTGCAAAAGGTGCTGAAGTGACCGACCTCCCTTGGGATTTAAAAGAGTTATTCTCAGGGAATAGTGATGTCAAATGGGAAGATGCTGTTTCCAGAGGGCTAGTCCAGCAACTGCAAAAGGAAGCAGCTTCTGGCAGAGTTGATGTAGTATATCAGGTGAAGGACAGAGTGAGAAAAAAAAGGCTCAAGCATGTTGCCCCGAAAGTTGATCCAGACCAGCTGGCAGAGGCAAGGGATAAACTTTCCCCTCAAGCCTCGGGACAGCAAGCTGTCCTTGATTTCTTCCTGGAACACCCGGAACCGGTTGAACAAAGGCTGATTCTTTCCACTCTAGGAATCTCACAGGCATCAATAAATTCACTCGTGAAGAAAGACATACTGAAGGTTGAAGAGCTAGAGGTATATAGAGATCCTTATTCAGAGCGGGAATTTGAACGGAAAATGGCTCTCGAACTGACAACTGAGCAGGAACAAGCCATTGCTCCAATCCTCTCATCCATTGAGAATGAACGGCACGAAGTCTTTCTTTTATATGGTGTCACAGGCAGCGGTAAGACTGAAATCTACCTGCAGTCTATCCAGGAAGTACTGGGAAAAGGGAAAGAAGCGATTGTGCTCGTACCAGAAATCTCATTGACACCGCAAATGGTCACCCGCTTCAAGGAACGGTTCGGTGATCTGGTGGCGGTGATGCATAGCGGCCTATCTGCAGGAGAGAAATATGATGAATGGCGGAAAATTCAGCGCAAGGAAGTAAAAGTGGTGGTAGGAGCCAGGTCAGCGATTTTTGCTCCATTTGAAAATATCGGCATCATCATCATCGATGAAGAACATGAAACGAGCTACAAGCAGGAAGAGAACCCAAGATACCATGCAAGGGACGTGGCGATCCAGCGAGCTAAAACAAATGCTTGTCCGGTTGTCCTTGGCAGTGCTACACCTTCGCTTGAATCATTTGCCAGGGCGCAAAAAGGACGTTATACTTTGCTCTCATTGCCAAAGCGGATGAACAATCAGGCGCTGCCAACGGTTGAAATTGTCGATATGCGAGAGGAACTGCGAACAGGAAACCGTTCGATGTTTTCGGTTAACCTTTTTGAAAAGATAAAAGACAGGCTTGAAAAAAAAGAGCAGACCGTTTTGTTTTTAAATAAACGCGGTCACTCCTCGTTTGTAATGTGCCGTGATTGCGGATATGTGATGAACTGTCCGCATTGCGATATCACCCTGACATACCACCGTTATAATGAGCAAATGAAATGCCATTATTGCGGATATGAAGACAGGGTGCCGACTCTTTGTCCCGAATGCAATAGTGAGCATATCCGTTATTTCGGGACAGGGACGCAGAAGGTTGAGGAAGAATTGTTAAAACTGATTCCTGAAGCAAGGATCATAAGAATGGATGTAGATACAACGGGCAGGAAAGGGGCGCATGAAAAGCTGTTGACTGCTTTCCAGGAAGGTCAGGCGGACATTTTACTAGGAACGCAAATGATCGCGAAAGGGCTGGATTTCCCGAATATCACGCTAGTAGGGGTCCTGTCAGCTGACACAATGTTGAATCTGCCAGATTTCCGTTCTTCGGAAAAAACTTTCCAGCTTTTGACACAGGTCAGTGGTAGGGCAGGAAGGCACAAGCTTCCTGGAGAGGTCGTGATCCAGACCTATACTCCGGAACATTATAGTGTCGAGCTTGCCGGCACGCAGGACTATGACCGCTTTTATCAGCAGGAGATGCTGATCCGCAAGGTCCACCAGTACCCGCCATTTTACTACCTTTCCCTAGTAACAGTAAGCCATGAAGAATTGATGAAGGTTGTATCGGTTACTGAGAAGATTGCGAAGTACATTTCATCCAGGCTGACAAAGGAAGCAGTCGTATTAGGGCCTGTAGCGTCTCCAATCCCGCGGATCAACGATAGATATCGATACCAATGTCTGATAAAATACAAAAAGGAACCAGAACTTAAAAATGCTCTCAAATCAATACTCGATCATTATCAGCAGGAATTGGGAACAGGGAAGTTGCAGATTTCCGTTGACCTTAATCCTTATATTCTGATGTAA
- the fmt gene encoding methionyl-tRNA formyltransferase, with amino-acid sequence MTRIVFMGTPDFSVPVLIRLVDEGYDVIGVVTQPDRPVGRKRVLTPPPVKAEAIKHNIPVYQPEKIRQQEELDKILALEPDLIVTAAFGQILPNKLLEAPKYGCINVHASLLPELRGGAPIHYAIIEGKEKTGITIMYMVEKLDAGDILTQVEVPITENDTVGTLHDKMSSAGADLLSETIPKLLKGEITPVPQNDEDATFAWNIKREQEKIDWNRSGVEIYNHIRGMNPWPVAYTTMDGIVMKVWGASKTNYTGSEPPGTMVKIEEDGFVVATADDTAIKITELQPAGKKKMDARQFLLGAGANLQPGVKLGDIHE; translated from the coding sequence ATGACAAGAATCGTATTTATGGGAACTCCGGACTTTTCTGTACCGGTTTTAATAAGATTGGTTGATGAGGGCTATGATGTCATCGGAGTAGTCACCCAGCCTGATCGTCCGGTTGGAAGAAAACGGGTACTGACTCCGCCGCCTGTAAAAGCAGAAGCGATCAAGCATAATATACCGGTTTATCAGCCGGAAAAGATCCGCCAGCAGGAAGAACTGGATAAAATCCTGGCTCTCGAACCAGATTTAATCGTTACCGCTGCTTTTGGGCAAATTTTACCAAATAAGCTTCTTGAGGCCCCGAAGTATGGCTGTATCAATGTCCATGCTTCCCTTCTTCCAGAGCTGCGCGGTGGGGCACCAATCCACTATGCAATCATTGAAGGAAAAGAGAAGACGGGAATCACGATTATGTATATGGTTGAAAAATTGGACGCTGGCGATATCCTGACGCAAGTCGAAGTGCCAATTACCGAAAATGATACCGTTGGGACATTGCATGATAAAATGAGCTCAGCTGGTGCGGATCTTTTATCAGAAACGATTCCAAAGTTGTTAAAAGGGGAAATCACTCCTGTTCCACAAAACGATGAGGATGCTACATTCGCATGGAATATCAAGCGCGAACAGGAAAAAATCGACTGGAACAGAAGCGGAGTGGAAATTTATAACCATATCCGCGGTATGAATCCGTGGCCAGTTGCCTATACGACAATGGATGGAATAGTAATGAAGGTATGGGGCGCCAGTAAGACAAACTATACGGGTAGTGAGCCGCCTGGTACAATGGTCAAGATTGAGGAAGATGGTTTTGTTGTCGCGACTGCTGATGATACGGCAATAAAAATTACAGAGCTACAGCCAGCAGGCAAGAAAAAGATGGATGCCAGGCAATTCTTGCTGGGTGCAGGGGCTAACTTACAGCCAGGCGTAAAGTTAGGAGACATCCATGAGTAA
- the pknB gene encoding Stk1 family PASTA domain-containing Ser/Thr kinase: MIIGKRISGRYKIKDMIGGGGMANVYLAHDMILDRDVAVKMLRLDFANDDEFIRRFHREAQSATSLAHPNIVSIYDVGEEDGLYYIVMEYVDGQTLKQYIQQHAPVPVEEALDIMKQLTSAISHAHQNHIVHRDIKPHNILIDSDGTVKITDFGIAMALSATSITQTNSVLGSVHYLSPEQARGGMANKKSDIYSIGIVMFELLTGRLPFSGESAVSIALKHLQSETPSLKRWNPQIPQSVENVVLKATAKDPFHRYDTVDEMEEDLRTALDAKRLNEGKFAIPEDDEATKAIPIITNDRPYHHLDETIVRKDAPGPIDAQQAKPEKKKKKKWPIILTVLFLLILTAGILMVTVGPDLFGPKEKEVPDVSGMEVEDAVAELMSAGFVVGDRKEISDDEVEEGNVIRTNPKAGKMIKEGNKIDLYISTGKETMELSDYRGRNYDDVYRLLEGKGFKDIKKTEEHDDSDPGTILDQNPSGGESVIPEDTTLEFKVSKGPELVTLRDLKGYNQSNLDVYAENTGLVIESTEEAYHDTIQAGSVISQKPEPGTELKPGSKVSVVISKGPEPLPPKEKTIEITIPYEPEEEGVPQEVKIYISDMNRDESVPAETFKITEDTTRKLTFMIAPGQEAYYRVTIDDVPYTEDGVPYPED, encoded by the coding sequence ATGATTATCGGAAAAAGAATCAGCGGGCGTTATAAAATCAAGGACATGATTGGCGGCGGAGGCATGGCGAATGTCTACCTTGCCCATGACATGATTCTCGACAGGGATGTAGCGGTCAAGATGCTTCGTCTCGATTTTGCCAATGATGATGAATTCATCCGCAGGTTCCATAGAGAAGCACAATCTGCAACCAGTCTTGCACACCCTAATATCGTCAGTATATATGATGTCGGGGAAGAGGACGGGCTATACTATATTGTGATGGAATATGTCGATGGTCAGACTTTGAAGCAGTACATACAGCAGCATGCGCCAGTGCCGGTTGAAGAAGCCCTGGACATCATGAAGCAGCTTACTTCAGCAATCTCACATGCCCATCAAAACCATATTGTCCACCGGGATATCAAGCCGCATAATATCCTGATTGACAGTGACGGTACCGTGAAAATTACTGATTTCGGTATAGCGATGGCTTTGAGCGCGACTAGTATCACGCAAACGAATTCGGTACTCGGGTCTGTTCATTATCTTTCTCCTGAACAAGCAAGAGGTGGCATGGCAAATAAGAAATCAGATATCTATTCGATTGGGATTGTCATGTTCGAATTGCTTACAGGAAGACTTCCGTTTTCTGGTGAGTCAGCAGTATCAATTGCATTGAAGCATTTACAGTCCGAGACTCCGTCTTTAAAGAGATGGAATCCACAAATCCCTCAAAGCGTTGAAAATGTGGTTCTTAAGGCAACTGCGAAGGACCCTTTCCATCGATATGATACTGTGGATGAAATGGAAGAGGACTTGCGTACGGCACTTGATGCCAAACGTTTGAATGAAGGGAAGTTCGCCATACCAGAAGATGATGAAGCAACAAAGGCAATACCAATTATCACAAATGATCGTCCTTATCATCATCTTGACGAGACGATTGTACGTAAAGATGCTCCGGGTCCGATCGATGCTCAACAGGCAAAGCCGGAGAAAAAGAAGAAAAAGAAATGGCCAATTATACTGACGGTTTTGTTTTTGCTGATCTTGACTGCTGGTATATTAATGGTTACAGTTGGCCCTGATTTATTTGGTCCTAAGGAAAAGGAAGTACCAGATGTAAGTGGCATGGAAGTAGAAGATGCTGTCGCTGAACTAATGTCTGCAGGTTTTGTCGTTGGAGATCGCAAGGAAATCAGCGATGATGAAGTGGAAGAGGGAAATGTAATCCGCACCAATCCGAAAGCCGGAAAGATGATCAAAGAAGGCAATAAAATCGACTTGTACATCAGTACAGGAAAAGAAACAATGGAGTTGTCGGATTATAGGGGCAGGAATTACGACGATGTCTACAGGCTGCTGGAAGGTAAGGGCTTCAAGGATATTAAAAAAACCGAAGAGCATGACGATAGTGACCCGGGTACCATCCTTGATCAAAATCCATCTGGTGGTGAATCCGTAATTCCAGAGGATACAACTTTGGAATTCAAAGTCAGCAAGGGACCAGAATTGGTCACATTGCGTGATTTAAAAGGATACAACCAAAGCAACCTCGACGTATATGCTGAAAACACTGGCCTTGTCATTGAAAGTACTGAGGAGGCTTATCATGATACAATACAAGCAGGATCGGTCATTTCCCAAAAACCTGAACCAGGTACTGAGTTGAAACCAGGCAGTAAGGTAAGTGTTGTCATTTCTAAAGGACCTGAGCCATTACCTCCTAAAGAAAAAACAATTGAAATTACCATACCATATGAGCCGGAGGAAGAAGGAGTACCTCAGGAAGTAAAGATCTATATTAGTGACATGAATCGTGATGAATCCGTTCCTGCAGAGACCTTTAAAATAACTGAGGATACAACCCGTAAACTCACTTTTATGATAGCACCAGGCCAAGAGGCTTATTATCGAGTGACGATTGACGATGTACCTTATACAGAGGATGGAGTTCCTTATCCAGAAGACTAA
- a CDS encoding Stp1/IreP family PP2C-type Ser/Thr phosphatase, producing MKAVFMTDRGKVRLHNEDNGGIFVNSHGQRLAIVADGMGGHRAGDVASDMTTKHLRELWESSTKIHTAEEAEKWMEEAVLQVNKDIFEHSMKNTECEGMGTTIVAAICTNLFATIVNIGDSRCYLLNETGFKQLTEDHSLVNELVRSGQISREDAEHHPRKNVLLRALGTEESVEMDVKTIIFEEEDALLLCSDGLSNKVGQEEMESIVTNNEMTLEDKAAEFIKRANEYGGEDNITLAIVEYQEFNEGR from the coding sequence ATGAAGGCTGTTTTCATGACAGACAGGGGAAAAGTCCGCCTGCATAATGAAGACAATGGCGGCATATTTGTTAACTCTCACGGTCAGCGCCTTGCCATCGTAGCAGATGGCATGGGCGGCCACCGTGCGGGTGATGTTGCCAGTGACATGACAACCAAGCATCTGAGGGAATTATGGGAAAGCTCAACAAAGATACATACAGCAGAAGAAGCAGAAAAATGGATGGAAGAAGCAGTTTTACAAGTCAATAAAGATATTTTCGAGCATTCCATGAAAAACACAGAATGTGAAGGTATGGGAACAACCATCGTGGCGGCAATTTGTACAAACCTTTTCGCGACCATTGTAAATATAGGTGACAGCCGTTGTTACTTGTTGAACGAAACAGGTTTCAAGCAGTTGACGGAGGATCATTCTCTTGTAAACGAGCTGGTTCGATCCGGACAGATTTCAAGGGAAGATGCAGAGCATCATCCAAGGAAAAATGTTCTTTTAAGGGCGCTCGGAACTGAAGAGTCCGTCGAGATGGATGTGAAAACAATTATCTTTGAAGAGGAAGATGCCTTGCTGCTTTGCTCGGATGGCCTATCCAATAAAGTAGGGCAGGAAGAAATGGAGAGCATTGTTACAAACAATGAAATGACACTTGAAGATAAAGCGGCTGAATTTATCAAAAGGGCAAACGAGTACGGCGGCGAAGATAATATAACTCTTGCTATCGTCGAATATCAGGAATTCAACGAGGGCAGGTGA
- the rlmN gene encoding 23S rRNA (adenine(2503)-C(2))-methyltransferase RlmN yields the protein MEQEKTTRNAATEDTAKKSIYSLQLDELKDWLKEQGEKPFRAEQVFDWLYKKRAVSFEDMSNLSKTLRDKLEEHFVLTTLDTIIQQTSSDGTIKFLFEMHDGKSIETVLMRHEYGNSVCVTTQVGCRIGCTFCASTLGGLKRNLEAGEIVAQVVKVQQALDETDERVSSIVIMGIGEPFDNYDNMLSFLKIVNHEKGLNIGARHITVSTSGIIPKIYQFADENMQINFAISLHAPNSELRSRLMPINRAYKLPDLMDSVRYYVNKTGRRISFEYGLFGGVNDQVEHAEELANLVKGIKCHINLIPVNYVPERDYVRTPKSQIFKFERTLRDRGVNVTIRREQGHDIEAACGQLRAKERKEETR from the coding sequence ATGGAACAAGAAAAAACAACCAGAAATGCAGCAACAGAAGATACAGCAAAAAAGTCCATTTATTCACTTCAGCTTGATGAACTGAAGGACTGGCTGAAGGAACAAGGAGAAAAACCTTTCCGGGCAGAACAAGTATTTGACTGGCTTTACAAAAAAAGAGCAGTTTCCTTCGAGGATATGTCCAACCTTTCAAAAACTTTAAGGGACAAGCTGGAAGAGCATTTCGTATTGACAACACTCGATACAATTATTCAGCAGACATCATCAGATGGAACGATCAAGTTCTTATTCGAAATGCATGATGGCAAGTCCATTGAAACCGTACTAATGAGGCATGAGTATGGAAACTCTGTTTGTGTAACCACACAGGTAGGCTGCCGCATTGGCTGCACTTTTTGTGCTTCAACACTTGGCGGTCTAAAAAGGAACCTGGAAGCAGGAGAAATTGTCGCCCAGGTCGTAAAAGTACAACAGGCACTTGATGAAACGGATGAAAGAGTCAGTTCAATTGTCATTATGGGAATCGGTGAACCGTTCGATAACTACGACAATATGCTTTCTTTCCTGAAGATCGTCAACCATGAAAAAGGCTTGAATATCGGCGCGCGTCATATTACGGTATCAACAAGTGGAATCATCCCGAAAATTTATCAGTTTGCTGATGAGAATATGCAAATCAACTTTGCGATTTCGCTGCACGCTCCAAATAGCGAATTGCGCAGCAGGCTGATGCCAATCAACCGTGCATATAAGCTTCCCGACCTGATGGATTCAGTCCGCTATTATGTGAACAAGACAGGACGGCGAATCAGCTTTGAGTATGGTCTTTTTGGCGGAGTGAATGACCAGGTTGAGCATGCGGAGGAGCTGGCGAATCTGGTTAAGGGCATTAAGTGCCATATTAACCTTATTCCAGTCAACTATGTACCTGAGCGTGATTACGTAAGGACACCAAAGAGCCAAATCTTCAAATTTGAACGGACACTTCGCGACCGCGGAGTGAATGTGACAATCAGAAGAGAACAAGGGCATGACATTGAAGCAGCTTGCGGACAACTTCGGGCGAAAGAAAGAAAAGAAGAGACGAGGTGA
- the coaBC gene encoding bifunctional phosphopantothenoylcysteine decarboxylase/phosphopantothenate--cysteine ligase CoaBC — MLNGKKILLCVTGGIAVYKGAALTSKLTQAGAEVKVIISDSAAKFVTPLTFQALSRSEVYTDTFDEKNPENIAHIHLADWADLIIVAPATANIIGKLANGIADNMISTTLLAATAPVWVAPAMNVHMYQHPAVQKNMEILKSFGYQFIEPGEGYLACGYTGKGRLEEPETIVELASQFFTQKVGELAGKTVLITAGPTREKIDPVRFLTNHSTGKMGYAIAGEAVKMGARVILVSGPVNLEPPKGAQLYKVESAEEMYQSALEHFDEADVMIGTAAVADYRPKYIYEEKMKKKEGDQALELERTKDILFELGQRKSGQVIVGFAAETNDVENHAKGKLSRKNADMIVANNVKQEGAGFGADTNIVTIFKKDGTNINLPLMSKSEVARNILAEVVQCFNKDGSL, encoded by the coding sequence ATGCTGAACGGTAAAAAAATTCTATTGTGCGTGACCGGTGGGATCGCTGTGTATAAGGGTGCTGCGCTGACGAGCAAGTTGACGCAGGCAGGCGCTGAAGTGAAGGTGATTATAAGTGATTCTGCAGCAAAATTCGTTACTCCGCTCACTTTTCAGGCATTGTCCAGAAGTGAAGTTTATACAGATACATTCGATGAGAAAAATCCGGAAAATATAGCTCATATTCATTTAGCTGATTGGGCTGACTTGATTATCGTTGCCCCGGCAACGGCCAATATCATCGGCAAGCTTGCAAATGGGATTGCTGACAATATGATTTCCACTACACTACTGGCCGCTACCGCACCAGTTTGGGTGGCTCCAGCGATGAATGTACATATGTACCAGCATCCTGCAGTCCAGAAAAACATGGAGATATTAAAGAGCTTTGGTTATCAATTCATCGAACCTGGAGAAGGGTATTTGGCATGTGGATACACAGGTAAGGGCCGTCTTGAAGAACCTGAGACCATCGTTGAACTGGCCAGCCAATTTTTCACCCAAAAGGTCGGCGAACTAGCTGGTAAAACGGTCTTGATTACTGCAGGCCCTACAAGAGAAAAAATCGATCCGGTCCGTTTCCTCACCAACCATTCCACTGGCAAGATGGGGTACGCAATCGCAGGGGAAGCTGTGAAGATGGGGGCACGAGTGATCCTTGTTTCGGGACCGGTCAATCTGGAACCTCCAAAGGGAGCACAATTGTACAAAGTAGAAAGTGCAGAGGAAATGTACCAGTCCGCCCTTGAACATTTTGATGAAGCAGATGTCATGATTGGTACAGCAGCGGTCGCAGATTACCGTCCGAAATATATATATGAAGAGAAAATGAAGAAAAAAGAAGGTGACCAGGCTCTCGAACTTGAAAGGACGAAGGATATCCTGTTCGAGCTTGGACAAAGGAAATCGGGTCAGGTGATTGTAGGCTTCGCAGCCGAAACCAATGATGTTGAAAATCATGCTAAGGGCAAGCTTTCCAGGAAAAATGCAGATATGATTGTGGCGAATAACGTCAAGCAGGAAGGAGCCGGCTTTGGCGCTGATACAAATATTGTTACTATTTTTAAAAAAGATGGGACAAATATCAATTTGCCTTTGATGTCCAAGTCGGAGGTAGCCCGCAATATTCTTGCTGAAGTTGTCCAATGTTTTAATAAGGATGGAAGCTTATGA